A segment of the Paracoccus suum genome:
CGCTGATTGCCGCTACACCCCAGGTCGGTCGGGGCGAGACCGAGCGCCTGCGCAACGCCGCCGCGCTCGAACTGCTATATGCGACCGGCATGCGCGTCACCGAGTTGGTGACGCTGCCGGTCGCGGCGGCGCGGGGCCAGCCGCAGGTGCTGCTGATCCGCGGCAAGGGGAACAAGGACCGCATGGTGCCGCTGACAACCGCCGCTGGCGCCGCGATGGCAGTCTGGCTGTCGCATCGCGACGCGGCGGCCGAAGGCTCTGCGCTTGGCAAGCTGACCCACGGTCCGCAAGGCCGCTGGCTGTTTCCTGCCGCCTCGGCGGACGGACACATGACCCGTCAGGCGATGGCCGCCGTGCTGCGCCAGCTGGCATTGCGCGCCGGCATAGACCCGGCACGGGTCACGCCGCATGTACTACGCCACGCCTTTGCGACCCATCTGCTGGAGGGCGGGGCCGATCTGCGCGTCATCCAGGTGCTGCTGGGCCACGCCGATCTGGGCACGACCGAGATCTATACCCATGTCGTCGATGCCCGGCTGCGCGAGTTGGTGCTGACGCACCATCCCCTCGCCACCGGGAAATAGCGCCCGACGCTGCCGCCGGGCGCTCGCAGGCTAGTGGCCGGCCACGCGCGCGGCGCGGGCAGCGTCCTCCGCCGTGCCCTGCACCCCGTTGAAGAAGGCGTTGATGATTACCGCGGCGATCGTCGCCAGCAGGATACCGGATTCGATCAACGGGTGGATGCCATGCGGCAACCACTGCTTGAAATCAGGAGCCACCAACGGGATCATCCCGAACCCCAGCGCTACCGCGACCACGAACAGGTTGTTGCGGTTGCGGGTAAAGTCCACCGAGGCGAGGATCCGCACGCCCGTCGCGGCTACCATCCCGAACATCACGATCCCCGCGCCGCCCAGGACCGCCGTTGGCAGCGATTCGACCAGCGCGCCCATCTTAGGCACCAAGCCGAAAACCATCAAAATCACCCCGCCGGCCACGCACACCCAGCGCGAGCGAATGCCGGTCACGCCGACCAGCCCCACGTTCTGGCTGAACGAGGTATAGGGGAAGGTGTTGAAAATCCCGCCCAGCAGCGTGCCGAGGCCATCGGTCCGCAGGCCCGCGCTCATCGTCGGTTGATCCACCGGGCGGCCCGTCATGGTTCCAAGCGCCAGGAACATGCCGATCGACTCGATCATTACCACGATCATTACCAGCACCATGGTCAGGATCATCACCGGATCAAAGATCGGCGCGCCGAAGTGGAACGGGGTGATGATCCCGAACCAGTCCGCCGCAGCAGCTTTGCCGAAGGTCATCTGCCCGGTCAGGATGGTCACCACCGCACCGACGACGATGCCCATCAGCACCGCGATATTGGCGATGAAGCCGCGGCCGAAGCGGGCAATCATCAGGATGGTGACCAGCACCAGCGCAGATATGCTGATATTGACCGGCGAGGCATAGGCGGGGTTTGGCATCGACGGCGCCGGGTTCAGCCCCGACGGCAGCGTCGGCACCGTTCCCGTGCCGGACATCTCGGCGATATGCTTCATCCAGGCCGCGGCCTCGGGGGTGACCAGCTTGGGCGCGGTCGGTCCCACCGGGTTGCCAAAGATCCAGTTGATCCCGATCCGCATCAGCGTGACACCGATCACCAGGATAATCGTGCCGGTCACCACCGGCGGAAAGAACCGCACGATGCGGCTGACCAGCGGCGCGATCAGCATCGAGACGATCCCAGCGGCAATGATCGCGCCAAAGATCATGCGCGCGCCCTCGGTGCCCGGATGGGTCGCGCCGATTGCGACCATCGGCCCGACGGCGGCAAAGGTCACGCCCATCATCACGGGCAGGCGCACGCCGAACCATTGCGTCAGGCCCGCCGACTGGATGATCGTCGCCAGCCCGCACACGAACAGATCGGCCGAGATCAGGAAGGCCACGTCCTCGGGCGGCAGCTTCAGCGCCCGACCGACGATCAGCGGCACGGCCACGGCGCCGGCATACATCACCAGCACATGCTGCAGCCCCAGCGTCATCA
Coding sequences within it:
- a CDS encoding site-specific tyrosine recombinase XerD, coding for MTDRAGAPRASDARLISTFLEAQSAESGAAANTLLAYGRDLSALSAWCARKDWTLGDLTRERIEAWLADCEAEGLSRATRARRLSSVRQFSRFALTEGWRPDDPAIRISGPGRSPRLPRTLSQAEVAALIAATPQVGRGETERLRNAAALELLYATGMRVTELVTLPVAAARGQPQVLLIRGKGNKDRMVPLTTAAGAAMAVWLSHRDAAAEGSALGKLTHGPQGRWLFPAASADGHMTRQAMAAVLRQLALRAGIDPARVTPHVLRHAFATHLLEGGADLRVIQVLLGHADLGTTEIYTHVVDARLRELVLTHHPLATGK
- a CDS encoding nucleobase:cation symporter-2 family protein — its product is MTTEAGAGGVHAVDAMLPTGRLMTLGLQHVLVMYAGAVAVPLIVGRALKLPPEDVAFLISADLFVCGLATIIQSAGLTQWFGVRLPVMMGVTFAAVGPMVAIGATHPGTEGARMIFGAIIAAGIVSMLIAPLVSRIVRFFPPVVTGTIILVIGVTLMRIGINWIFGNPVGPTAPKLVTPEAAAWMKHIAEMSGTGTVPTLPSGLNPAPSMPNPAYASPVNISISALVLVTILMIARFGRGFIANIAVLMGIVVGAVVTILTGQMTFGKAAAADWFGIITPFHFGAPIFDPVMILTMVLVMIVVMIESIGMFLALGTMTGRPVDQPTMSAGLRTDGLGTLLGGIFNTFPYTSFSQNVGLVGVTGIRSRWVCVAGGVILMVFGLVPKMGALVESLPTAVLGGAGIVMFGMVAATGVRILASVDFTRNRNNLFVVAVALGFGMIPLVAPDFKQWLPHGIHPLIESGILLATIAAVIINAFFNGVQGTAEDAARAARVAGH